GCAGTATTGGCCAGCTTAAACCGGGCCGCTTCACTCCAGTTTTTCGCTTGAAGTATTTGATAGCCGCGCTTCCCTGCTGTTTGGATCGGGATCGCGAAATCTAGTCCGAACAAATACGGACTAGGCACTCCAGGAGTTACACTCAAGGTGGGATTGGGACGCGCTCCTGCTGTGATAACAGCGGCCGCCGCCACGTTGGTTTGCGCCCGAGCCATTTCCATTTCGGGGCTGAAATAGAAGGCCGCAAACGTCAGCGAACCGAGGTCCCAGCTCTTCGGTGGCCACGAGCTTAGCTGATGGCCAAGATTCCTTTCCAAAAACTCCCGCAGACCGGCATCCTGAAGGTTTCTGGATTCCAGACTTGCGGCGCTTTCAGCGGGCGATATGGGTGCTTTGCGATACTTCTGCATCGCACACCCCGCCATCAAGAGAGAGACGACCAGCGACAAACTCAATGCTCTGACAGAATTCATAAGGACTCCCGCGCAACAGTAATGGGGAACGACTGCTCAGGCCATCGGGGACAGCCAGTACAGCCAGCGCGAGGATTGTTCTAGATGCGGAGAGGGGGCGGAGATAACCCAAGGAACGGACGTGAGCAGGCTGAATATGAAAATTCTTCCAACAAGGGAGCAGGCGGCAGAGCGGATTCTTTGCGTGGCCTGCGAATTATGCCGCGCAGAAGATGCGACAGCGCGGCCACAGCACCGAGAGAGACGGCAACAACAACTAAGTTGAGGACGATATCCTTTCCACTCTGGGGAAAATGATCCCAGTGGTCTACCCTCTCGAACGCAGGGCCACACAAATACGTGACCAGCAGAAGCACGACCGCGACTTGGCAAAGCCTTTTCTGCATCCTTTAGTCAGTATAGGCACTTCCAGCATCACGTTGCAACAATGACCGGGTAGGTTGGTCCCTTTCGTTGCAAAACACGAATCCTGCTCCCAAAACCTTGACAAAAAACTCGCGGCCAAGCTGAATTGGGAGAGTACGGCCCTGATTTTATGGGACAATTGGGAGGCGAATCGGACCGATACCAATCAATGAGTGCCTTGTAGGGAAAAAGACTTGCGTGCACGCAAAATTTGCGCGGTAACACAATGATTTGATAGAAGGGAATGGTCGGGGCGAAAGGATTCGAACCTTCGGCCTCCTGGTCCCGAACCAGGCGCGCTACCAGGCTGCGCTACGCCCCGACAGTCCTGCCCAGACCCTTTCCACTGGCCTGTGCAGATATTAAAGACTAACATAGCTGGAGGGCGGCGGCTAGACGCGCCCGGCAATATCCCGCGAGGCGCCCTGCGCCCGTTCCCCGCACGGCCATGCCCATTCCACGCAGCGCGCTGCAGAAGCTCGACGACTTGCGCTGGCTCGTTCCACGCAACACCCGCGAAGGCATGCGCACCGACGCGCTCATCTACGCCGACGAAAAGCTCCTCGCGCAGATCCTCGGCGATCTCTCCATCGACCAGGCCATCAACGTCGCTTTTCTCCCCGGCATCGTCGGCCGCTCCCTGGCCATGCCCGATATGCACCAAGGCTACGGCTTCCCCATCGGCGGGGTGGCCGCCACGCGCCTCAGCGATGGCGTGGTCTCCCCCGGCGGCGTGGGCTTCGACATCAACTGCGGCGTGCGCCTGCTCGCCAGCAATCTCGAGCGTGACGCCCTCCTGGCCCGCGACGACTACGAAAAGAACGTCCCCAAACTGCGCACCCTCGTCAATCAACTCTTCCGCGACATCCCCTCCGGCACCGGCGCCGAGGGCCCCATCCCCGTCACTTTCCCCGAACTCGACGACGTCCTCGCGCGCGGCGCCGCCTGGGCTGTCGACCACGGCTACGGCGAAGAATCTGACACCGAATACTGCGAGGAGCACGGCGCCCTGTCCAGCGCCGACCCCTCCATGGTCTCCCACCTCGCCAAGAAGCGCGGCCGCACCCAACTCGGCACACTCGGCAGCGGCAACCATTTCCTCGAAGTGCAGTACGTCGAAAAAATCTACGAACCGGCCACCGCCGATGTCTTCGGCCTGCACGAAGGCCAGGTCGTCGTGCTCATCCACTGCGGTTCGCGCGGCCTCGGCCACCAGGTCTGCACCGACTTCCTCAAAACCATGAACGAGGCCATGCGCAAGTACAACATCACCCTGCCCGACCGCCAGCTCGCCTGCGTCCCCTCGCAATCCCCCGAGGGGCAGGCCTACCTCGGCGCCATGGCCGCCGCCGCAAATTTCGCCTGGGCCAACCGCCAGGTCATCACCCACTTCACCCGCCGCGCCTTCCAGCGCATCCTCGGCGACGCCGTGCGCCTGCGCCTCGTCTACGACGTGGCCCACAACATGGCCAAGACCGAACACCACCGCTTCGACCACAGCGAGGCCGACATCTTAGTGCACCGCAAAGGTGCCACCCGCTGTTTCCCCCCCGGCTCACTATTCATCCCCGCCGCGTACCGCAGCGTGGGCCAGCCCGTGATCATTCCCGGCTCGATGGGCACCGCCAGCTACGTCCTCGTCGGTACCCAGCGCGCCATGGATGAAACCTTCGGCACCGTCTGCCACGGCGCCGGCCGCGCCATGTCCCGCACCGCCGCCAAGCGCGGCCGCAACGTCCGCGACGAAACCCAGAAACTCGAAGCCCAGGGCGTCCTCCTGCGCTCGGAAACCCGCGACGGCGTCCTCGAAGAAGTCCCCGAAGCTTACAAGGACATTGACGCCGTCATCGACGTCGTCCACCGCGCCGGCCTCGCGCGCCGCGTCGCCCGCCTCAAGCCCATGGGCGTCATCAAGGGTTAGCCTGCAAGTCTCTCGCCTCTGTAGCTGCGGGCTTGCCTTGGCCCGGACAGCAGTCGCGGTGCGCCCACTGCTGTGTCGGCAATCATTCGAGAAAAACAAAACCGCCGGGAAGCTTGCGCTTCCCGGCGGGCTGAATTCGCTCCGATGTCCGGCTTAGAAGATCAGCCGCAGCGTGGCCTGCATCTGGCGCGAGGAACCAAGCGTGCTGTGATAGTCGCCAAACGTTGCCGAGTCTTCGATGCTGGAGCTCACCGGATTGTTTCCGCCCGTATCGAAGTACGCCGAGTTGGTCAGGTTGAAGATCTCCCACCGGAAGTTCAGGCTCATGCCCTCGCGGGGCAGCTTGAACTTCTTGCTGATGCCCATGTCCGTGCTGAAATACTTGTCCCCCCGGATAACGTTGCGCTGGCCGCGGAAGCCCGGTGCTGTGAAGCGGAACATGGCCAGTGCCGCACTCGGATTGGCGAACATGTTCGGCTTCGGTCCATGCACGTTTTGTGTCGCCGGGCACGGGCCGGTGGCCAGCCCGAAGGGATATGCCCCGGCGGGCGCGCAGGTGGCGTTCCCTTGGAGATCCCAGTTCGTGGGCCACGTCCGCCCGTTGACGATATTCGCCGGTAGTCCGCTGTTGGCGTGCACGATCCCGGAGATCTGCCAGTCGCCGATGATCTGGTTCAGCCAGCCCGCAGCCGACCCGCCCAGCCTCTTCCCGCTGCCGAACGGCAGATCAACGATGTAGTACCCGTTCAACTGGTGCCGCGAATCGAAGTCCGAGTAGGAATACTCCTGCGCGATATCCCAGGCATTAATGGTGGTTCCCGTGTACCCGCCCGTCCAGGCCCCGCCAATAATGTCCTGGCGCTCCGGAGTCGAGGATGTATCCAGCGACTTCGAGAACGTGTAGTTCAGGACGAAGGAAATGCCGTGGGTGGTCTGCTTGCGCAGGTTCAGCTGCAAGGCATGATATTCCGACCATCCGATGGTCGTCCACGTGTGCAGGTTTACGTATTGGGCTGGGAAATAGCTGTTGGGGCAGTCCTTGAATCCGTCGCCATTCAGATCTGTCCCGGAGGCGCAGGTCGGATAAGCTGGCATTCCCGAATTTGCTATATAAAGCCCGCCGTAGTCCACATCCTGCCAGAACGTGCTGGCGCCGAAACCCGACCCGCCTGCGGCCGTTCCGTGATAGCCGATCATGTAGTCATAAGCCACCTGCGTTGCCGAGTAGCCGCAGGGCAGCCCCCCCGACCCGACGGGAGAACTGTCCGCATTGGTCGTGAGGCCGAAGACATTAAATTGCAGACAGCCCCCATTGATCCCAGTGGGGCCAAAGGCCGGGAAGATATCCTGCCAATAGGGAATAGAGCCGATGGTCAGCAGCCCCTGGTACGGATCGTTGGCGTGCTGTTCGGCATAGCCAACCAAACCGCGGGCAGCTTGCAAGGCACTGACACCCGTGGCGGGATCCTTCATATCCGCGGGCATGCCGTAATCGCGAATCATGCTCAACTTGCGTCCGCGGCGGCCCACATAGGCTGCTTCGAGCGTCATGTTCCAGGGCATCTGCCGCGCAATCGAAAAATCAAACGTGTGCGCGTACGGCGTGCGAATCTTGTCATCCAGACCCGCGGTCACGGTCAGCAATCCCGAGGGCGGGGTGGTGGGGAATCCTCCGCCGGGAGAGGGCTGCAGACTTTGCGCCTTGGCCGCGGCTGTGTCAAAAGGACCGCTGTAGCGGGCACAGGCAACTCCCCCGGTCGAGGAAGAGTCCGTGGCACTAAAACCGCATCCGCCCAGCTGACTGTCGATGTTGGTCGAAAGCCCGAACGATCCGGTCTGGTCGAAAGAAGTCGCAAGGCCGTTTCCGATGCGGTCGTATACCAGTCCATAGCCGCCCCGGATGGACATCTTGCCATCCGCGAAGATTTTGCCCAGCAACCCGTCCTTGAACCTGGGCGTCCAGGCAAAGGCGGCCCGCGGCGAGAAATTATTTTTGTCCCAGCTGTAATATCCGGGCTTGCCGTTGGCGGGTCCCCCCAGATCAAGGGAGATAAGCCCGCACGAAGAGGTCGGCAGGCCCTTGTTCATGGCCTGTTCGCGGCAGGTCATCCATGTGTTCAGGCTGGGTGTGGGAACAACCTGATTGCCATTAGTCTCCCACGGCGGCGAAGGGAGGTAGTAGCGCAGCCCAAACGTCAGGGTCAGGTCAGATCGCATACGCCAGCGGTCCTGCGCATAGAGTTCGTATTCGTTTACCGCAAACCTTCTCTCTACCGGTTGTCCCTCCGGCAGCGTGGCTCCCGTCTTGTCGAAATTGTAGGAGGCGGTGATCTCCGTAATGGGCCCGAGCAACTGAGTCAGGGCGTCGCGGAACGAACGGCCACTTGCGTTGGCGGGAACCGCGAAGCATCCGGCCCGGTCGCAGTTCCCATTCCCCGGTTCGATGGCCCGCGCCCCGTCCGCCATCCAGGATGGGTTGATCAGGAACTGGTGGTAGGAATTCGAGTTGTTGAACGTAGCGTTGCGCGTGAAGCGCATCTCCCCGCCGAAGCTGAATTCGTGCACTCCCCTTGTCCAGCTCACGTCGTCGCGGAAATGGTGCTGCGGCAGGATGCGCCCGTTGGTCTTATTATAGACTTCACCCGTCTCATATCCCTGGAGGTCGTCTATGAACCGAAAGTTTACAAACTCTTGATTTCGGATGCCGCTGGACTTGTCGCTGATGCGCGTGAGTCCGTAGCGGAAGTTGTTCACGATCCGCGGCGTTAGGATCGCCGTATATCCGATCGCGTATCCTTTGTTGTTGTTCAGCAGCGTCTGCCTCGATGACTCCCCTGGAAATTGCGGATCCGTGCTCACCGTGTCATGCATCAGAGACCCGCGCCAGAACAGCGTATGCTTGTCCGCCCGGTCCAGATGCACGTCCACGCGCACGAAGGCGGTGTTGAAGCGGTTTTCCACGGGGGCCCCAAAGCGGTAGCCGAGAATGTTCAACGCGTCAAAGCTCCCGCTCGAATTGGGATCGGGAAACAGGGCATCCTGCTGGAGGACGGCTGGGTTGACTCCAATTCCCGCCGGGTCAATGGCCTGGATCTCCGCCGGGCTCAGCGCGTAATACCCCGCCGGAATGGCCCCGCAACCCGCCGCGGCGGAGCGGCAGGGCTGCAAGTTTGCGTCCATTCCATAGGAAGCACCGCTGACGCCCTGTACAAACCCGCCGGCAGGCGGCACGCAAGGGGCATTGCCGGGCACGTCGGTACACTGATAAAAGAAGACTCCATCGCGAAAGGCCACGGAGGGAACACTGCGTTCGGCGGAGGTAAACAGCGATTCCTTCAACCGCTCGTAATTGCCGAAGATGAACACCCGGTCCTTGATCACCGGTCCACCCGCGGACCCGCCGAAGAGGTGGTGGCGGAATTTCGGCTCCTTGATACCGGCCTGGTTGAGGAAAAAGTCGTTGGCGTTAAACGCTTCGTTGCGGTGAGCGTAGTAGGCCGTACCGTGGATATTGTTCGTGCCGCTCTTGGTCACCAGTTGCACCTGCGCCGCCGAGGAGCGTCCTCCGGAGTCCGCGTCATAACTCGTGGTGGTGGTCCGGAATTCCGCCAGCGAGTCTTGCGGTACGCGCAGCACGGTCGTGAACGCATAGCCCTTCTGCGGGTCGTTCGCGTCCACTCCGTCCAGCGTCACGTTGGTCTGGTCGCTGCGCGCCCCGTTCACCGACCCGCTGCGCCCGTCCTGGTCGTTCGTCCCTCCGTAACCGCCCGGCAAGTCCGATTTCGTAGGGATGAAGGCCACACCGGTCTGCAAGCTGAGCAGCCCCGCCGGATTCATGTCCAGTTGCGGCAGCGAGGACACTTCCTTTCCGGAAATAGGTGTTCCGATGCTGGCGTCCGTCGTGTTCAGCGCCGCCACCATCTCCGTCACCACCATCGTTTCGGTGACCGCACCGACCGCAAGGTGGATATCGAGCGTACTGGTGATGCCGACGAGAACCTCGACATGTTCGCGAGCCGCGGTCTTGAATCCCTGCGCCTTCACTTCGATCTTGTATTTTCCCGGAGGCAATTGCGCGAACACGTATCTTCCATCCGCCTCTGTTGCCGTCGTGCGCG
This is a stretch of genomic DNA from Terriglobia bacterium. It encodes these proteins:
- a CDS encoding RtcB family protein, with translation MPIPRSALQKLDDLRWLVPRNTREGMRTDALIYADEKLLAQILGDLSIDQAINVAFLPGIVGRSLAMPDMHQGYGFPIGGVAATRLSDGVVSPGGVGFDINCGVRLLASNLERDALLARDDYEKNVPKLRTLVNQLFRDIPSGTGAEGPIPVTFPELDDVLARGAAWAVDHGYGEESDTEYCEEHGALSSADPSMVSHLAKKRGRTQLGTLGSGNHFLEVQYVEKIYEPATADVFGLHEGQVVVLIHCGSRGLGHQVCTDFLKTMNEAMRKYNITLPDRQLACVPSQSPEGQAYLGAMAAAANFAWANRQVITHFTRRAFQRILGDAVRLRLVYDVAHNMAKTEHHRFDHSEADILVHRKGATRCFPPGSLFIPAAYRSVGQPVIIPGSMGTASYVLVGTQRAMDETFGTVCHGAGRAMSRTAAKRGRNVRDETQKLEAQGVLLRSETRDGVLEEVPEAYKDIDAVIDVVHRAGLARRVARLKPMGVIKG
- a CDS encoding carboxypeptidase-like regulatory domain-containing protein, with protein sequence MTKTFKGAGWACVLALGVLFSASPVWSQTASLSGTVLDPANASVAGAQVTIAQEGTGLTRTTATEADGRYVFAQLPPGKYKIEVKAQGFKTAAREHVEVLVGITSTLDIHLAVGAVTETMVVTEMVAALNTTDASIGTPISGKEVSSLPQLDMNPAGLLSLQTGVAFIPTKSDLPGGYGGTNDQDGRSGSVNGARSDQTNVTLDGVDANDPQKGYAFTTVLRVPQDSLAEFRTTTTSYDADSGGRSSAAQVQLVTKSGTNNIHGTAYYAHRNEAFNANDFFLNQAGIKEPKFRHHLFGGSAGGPVIKDRVFIFGNYERLKESLFTSAERSVPSVAFRDGVFFYQCTDVPGNAPCVPPAGGFVQGVSGASYGMDANLQPCRSAAAGCGAIPAGYYALSPAEIQAIDPAGIGVNPAVLQQDALFPDPNSSGSFDALNILGYRFGAPVENRFNTAFVRVDVHLDRADKHTLFWRGSLMHDTVSTDPQFPGESSRQTLLNNNKGYAIGYTAILTPRIVNNFRYGLTRISDKSSGIRNQEFVNFRFIDDLQGYETGEVYNKTNGRILPQHHFRDDVSWTRGVHEFSFGGEMRFTRNATFNNSNSYHQFLINPSWMADGARAIEPGNGNCDRAGCFAVPANASGRSFRDALTQLLGPITEITASYNFDKTGATLPEGQPVERRFAVNEYELYAQDRWRMRSDLTLTFGLRYYLPSPPWETNGNQVVPTPSLNTWMTCREQAMNKGLPTSSCGLISLDLGGPANGKPGYYSWDKNNFSPRAAFAWTPRFKDGLLGKIFADGKMSIRGGYGLVYDRIGNGLATSFDQTGSFGLSTNIDSQLGGCGFSATDSSSTGGVACARYSGPFDTAAAKAQSLQPSPGGGFPTTPPSGLLTVTAGLDDKIRTPYAHTFDFSIARQMPWNMTLEAAYVGRRGRKLSMIRDYGMPADMKDPATGVSALQAARGLVGYAEQHANDPYQGLLTIGSIPYWQDIFPAFGPTGINGGCLQFNVFGLTTNADSSPVGSGGLPCGYSATQVAYDYMIGYHGTAAGGSGFGASTFWQDVDYGGLYIANSGMPAYPTCASGTDLNGDGFKDCPNSYFPAQYVNLHTWTTIGWSEYHALQLNLRKQTTHGISFVLNYTFSKSLDTSSTPERQDIIGGAWTGGYTGTTINAWDIAQEYSYSDFDSRHQLNGYYIVDLPFGSGKRLGGSAAGWLNQIIGDWQISGIVHANSGLPANIVNGRTWPTNWDLQGNATCAPAGAYPFGLATGPCPATQNVHGPKPNMFANPSAALAMFRFTAPGFRGQRNVIRGDKYFSTDMGISKKFKLPREGMSLNFRWEIFNLTNSAYFDTGGNNPVSSSIEDSATFGDYHSTLGSSRQMQATLRLIF